A region of the Arachis hypogaea cultivar Tifrunner chromosome 15, arahy.Tifrunner.gnm2.J5K5, whole genome shotgun sequence genome:
acaaagtaattaaacttaattttatcatacataaattttactattttaatttaaaaataattaatttataattttattattttagtaatttattcaCTTTAAAAGATCTTAATCCTATATATAACTAGAGTGAAATGACAGataaattatttatactatataatatattttaataagtaatatgttatttaaaaattaattatataatatgtaaattaattttaattttaaagtgtaTGTTTTGTATTAACAATATTTTTGAGAACATTTATTTGACAACTAGTATATCATAATCATTTCATATAATTATTCAACTAAATGTAAtgcaaattgatttttttttttaccaaaaataaagaGACTCGAATTCGCAATTTTTAGATGAGTATAGAAAGACTTTGACATTTAAGCTATATAACTCATTGAAATTtagtttattgaaaaaaattataaataatataacagactatacatatatttatacacaaattataggataattaatttgatgactggtataaaaaatataacaattttaaaCGAGGTTATGATATCTCCAAATGAATAAATTAGATTAAAAGTTAGATTTAGCGACAATTAATAAGATAGGAAGTATGAATTTCATAAActtccaaaaataatttgatcagaaccaataattcaaaaaaaaaaaaaaacattatgaGCAGTTTTAACACTATTTCAAATAGAatataacttttatttttttttctatttgattAGATTATCAAAATATTCAGCTGTTTGTTTAACGCTCCACCTTATTATTGTGTTAAGTTctctttacttaaaaaaaaaaaaagaaaatcttatCTTCCAACTTTTGGTTCTAACTTACTGCGGAAAAGTTAACATATGTACTATGTCATTAATTATTTTGGAAATTATACTTTGTGATGCATATGTGATATTAATGATATACGTGCAGCAATAAACTCTAGAACAAATACTAATTAACTATGAATCTATGATATGAAATTTTTTCTTTGTGCTCCATTTCCAAAAAGTTTCTATGTTTATATCACAAATTGACATACCAACAGCACCTCACTCATGATCCTTAAAAGTGTAATAGCCCgtgtcatgcacgtgataagattgaaattataattttaaattattttattaagattaatttgaattataataatttaattaataaaaatgtaaaatattatgtattatttattttttttaatttagtattaaatgtattaagtctaaaataattattaattagttttagtaatttactttttttaataaatcaaacatatatactcaatgtaTAAATAACCTAATAATACTTAGACTCACCAAcaattttttatatgttgttttattgtcaagtaagaacatatcaaaatcagctcaaaataaataataaattattagagaattctaatgcacaaaattctctaataaacaataaataatttaaacctactaaaaaataactcaacacttttctttgatacctgcaaaatatatacatgaaataatattatatcaatgttagtatacagttttacaatcatcgaccATATTTACTATACTGACtccttaaaagttattctacataCGTGTGCAGTCGaaagataaattactggactttattttatttttctaaattactataattatacattattcattaaatgctacttgtaatataattgtaatattggaatataattataataaagatatttttctaaaataaatttagaagagagaatagtgcttttatTTTAGAGGGAAAAcgaattcatgagaaattgacacttcacttttattagttgataatgtattaaatattgattttatataattataataaagatattttcctaaattagtataatcatgcattattcgttaaatgttaattgtactataattataataaagatatttttctaaaataattttagaagagaaaatagtgatttcattttagaggaaaaatgaattcatgagaaattgacacctcacttttattagttggaggaAAAATctagttttagtatatttcttgttattatatatttttctctaatcatatatccactgTTTTCTTTCCTTCGTTTCAGCATTTTGAATCTGGGTTTAACTTGTCATAGTTCTCACTTCTCAAtcattctattagatgtagttgataactattgaaattctttgattaacataggagaaaaatatattattatatgatagaattaatatgagtatattttgttattaaatatacaaagttaatgtaaaataaaattacacataaaaaaagcaaagaaactaaaattaaaatagcaaaaacgATAAGAAGATTATTCttacaattttgttttgtcatttttatgtatagaagattagaaaataataaacttttgactaaattaattttgtatttgttgtattcaaattaaataagtaataagttatattattttaatttattccttaaatttatatatcataaaaatcaaatcaatatgCATAATTCtaaattgtatgatatttaaatatctaatcaaatcaattagttgatataattaatgcatcataatgaattgtatttaatgagttaaacaaaataaattaagaaacactcTCAAAAACATGCTACGTTGACTCtatcattaaatgtaaaaaattgatttttatataatagaatcgataatataatagacggcgagaaagagaaagaCAAACATTTTAGATCTTAGGTTGTTTCATTTGGATGTTGTaatgtgggtatcacattattttacttattctaccctatggacctttttgtaactttattttagtatcaatagaatttcattaacttttagtaataaattaaaatccaaaataaaataaaaaaaaagtaaagaatataaaattattgattaaaattttattttattttttgttattataacaggtatttttatttaatataaagttGGAGCTTTTATTACAAGAACTATGGACTCTTGCTATATAGAGGGTGCTACATAATAATGTTGAGCAGGAATCAATAACTCAAATTGTGCTCTGTAGCTAAGCGTTCTCTGTAGCATGATGAATTTCCTATGGGACAGAACCAATCCCCTGATATCACATCAGAAGACGTGGCGAATGCTGAAGAAGTCACCTCAAATTTAAGGCACAATGAAGGTATATTGTAGGTTGATGGGCACAGGGATCTTCTTGAAGGTGACCCCTACTTGAAGCAAAGGCTTCGTCTTCGCGACTCATCACAATCCTGAATGTGTTACAAGACTACACGTTGAAGAGAATCCGCGACCCCAACTACCATGTCAAGTTAAGGCCACATTTGTCAAAGGAATTCATGGAATCAAGCAAGCCAGCTGCAGAACTTGTGAAACTCAACCCAAAAAGTGAGTATGCTCCTGGTTTGGAGGACACACTTATCTTGACAATGAAGGGTATTGCTGCTGGCATGCAAAACACAGGTTAAGAAGCTGAAAAAaatttccattttttttgttatgtcaATGGATATGTAAACATTGTATAACCTATTCTATGATGTCTGCCGGATATTTAGATCAGCATCATATGACTGTGTCTCTAATACCATTGTTATTTATATAATAAGACTTTGATCCCTTATGATGGCATATTTGGTTATATATGATAAACGTAATTAATAAGCAATCCCAGAAAACCAAAAGTAATTAATTAGGGATATCTATCTAAGAATATTTATgataaacgaaaaaaaaaatcataattcttTAACATATATAAGTCTTATATACaccattattttaatttaaaatttcacaatttaaaataTGGTTAAAATACtccttaatttaataataaaaaaaggaagGCATGCATGTGAAAAAAGGAATTTGAAGAATGAGTGAATTTTACACGATGTAATTAACTTTCTTGGTTAATACAAAGTTGGGGTGACCCTTGAATTTGCTACTaattcctatatttattataatgCCATATTCCTTGAAGTCTAAGCATTAAACTAATCTTTTTTTTTGGGTGACCAgcattaaactaattaaattagcacTAATAATAAGCCCATAGCTATAAGTAGAATATGATCTAATTTGAATAAAcgacttaattaattttaaaaaaaaaataatttaaacaataaatacttatattaaaagtagcttataaataaattattttgtatttagtttttagttctaaaagtgtttatttttaaaaaaaaatgtgataaataattttttattatgagagaagtcatttttgttaacttctctataagcacttaaataactttttagaaagttacaatttaattttaaaaaatacaccagacattaatactattacttttcataagtcaaaaactCAACATAATAACTTTTGAAGCTTTCCAAACAGATTGTAAATGTAACTTTATCTTAACTTCTAACTAACAGGGGAGTTTTAAATTCGATttatctttaaatattttttattaagtaaaaaattttatattttttattaattaaaaaagtttaattcTCTATCAAATTAATACGCTAATTAAGTTAATcgctttttttttgtaaaattaaaaaaatacaaatctaaaagcttattaatttatttattatctctAATATATAGtgggtatattttttaaaaaatatgtacacttcttttttttttttcaaaatatattaacTTTCAAAATATATTAACATGCAATCTTTCACAATCAACGCCAAATCCTAGGAAAGCAAAATTCTAAATAGTTTAGGATAAACTCAAATTATTGAGTCAGTGTgcttaaatatttattattataaatattataaaagattaaacataaaatataactTATCTTTTGTGTACGTGTCTtaagatataaaaatttattttttataggcatagaattttatcttttataggCATAGAGTTGATGTCATGATCGTTGGTCGATTATTAAAATCGTCCGTTACAAACTTAGAATGAAAGCAAATAAAATCGAGTTATGACTCGTAATGCACAATAAAAACAGAACTATAAAGTCACGAATCAGATATATTATTAAAagtttattatcttattataagTAAGTTTAATTTACTCGTCttttacaaatttgattatttaatGGTTGATTAGTTAATTAAACAAATATGTAAATTAGTATATCTAAAAATacataatgtaattaatttttaacgTAACAATTTTTTGTTATCTTTAATACTTCAAATAATAACTTTAAAATGGAATAATTCTTTTTATGCAAATTGTCAAGATATATAATAAAGTGACTTGTGTAATCGTAACATCAGTCATAGCCATATAAGATAAATTGTGACATTTTTTTTACCGTTAATCTGAATATTCGGTAAGagcttcaaaataaaaaaagatgtgTAAAATACTAATTAACGAGCTTCAATGGTGATCAGCCCCAGCCCCAGCCCCAGGCTCATGCCCTGCTGGGTCGTTAGGGAAATAGAAGTACAGCTTACGAATATCATTCATGGCCATCTTATTTCTAAACATGTGGATTCTTGCACCTTTGGTCTTTGGGGTGTATGTTGCTTGTATTCTTTCATgttatcaatcaatcaaaaaataTTGTTGCGgcttttaaacataaaaaaattaataagagaaaaataTGATTTGGGGTTTTTAAACATGTTATCAATCCCACCTAATCCTCATTTTAAATATAGCCTAAAAAAACATATTATTGAATGGGTAATTTGTATGTAAAATTCTTAATCATATAGTatgggtttttttttattttgtttgtgtCAGTCATATTTAGCAATAAGGAGAATACAAATGGATTAATACTTTTAgtctaaaaaaagataattaactaatattaatttaaatataagataaaaataaaaatattaatcatctaatatttttcatttattaaaaCAAATTTGTTGCATTCAATTAATGACAAAACTGAAATTATGGAACCAACAAAATTTTCTTTAGCaccatttatttttattatatcttttcattttctcagaAACTGAAcaacttataaaataaataaataaatgagcaTAAATTTACTGAGCCAGGGGTGAAGGACTGCGAAACACTCAATTTATCATCTTTTTGCATCAAGGGTCTAAGGTGAGGATCAGCAGCTAAGAAAAGGTTTTTGACCAAAACAGCCTCTTTGGTTTTGGGGCTTGTAGGACCAGTCCTATTTTCATTTTTGTTGGGAGGGCTAGggcttataaaataaaattttgtaattttagggCTGTGGGCTAGTATTATTTTGGAGGGTTAGGGCCAGCCCTAAAATTTAACCACTACTTACGACCCAATTCGGCATCATTATACATTAGACGATCGAGCCTTGGTATTAATAGAAAGATGTCCTGACTATTCCTCAACACCGGCCGCATGTGCCCTTCCGGAATTTCACGTAGTGCCGAAATCATGAGGCGCACCTCTGCCAATATGGTAGCTGGGAAGACTTTGTACGGTACAGATTCTTCCAGGATCTCCCCCTCCTTCGCCTCCACGGGAAGCATAACAAACATATCTATGCCATTCATTTTGAAGTATGTGGTGCTTTTGTTTCCCCAACAAAAAAAACAAAGTTAATACTAGTTTCAGAATTTAGATGTTGTTGAGTATTGCTAATTTCTGAAACCAGTATTaactttgttttctttgtttggcGGAAATCAAAAGCACCACATACTTCAAAATGAATGGCATAGATATGTTCGTTATGCCTCCCGTGGACCCCCGGGAGGCGGAGGAGGGGAATATCCTAGAAGAATCTGTACCGTACAAAGTCTTCCCAGCTACCATATTGGCAGAGATGCACCTCATGATTTCGGCACTACGTGGAATTCTGGAAGGGCACATGCGGCAGTGTTGAGGGATAGTCAGGACATCTTTCTACTAATACAAAGGCTCTTTCTACTAATACCAAGGCTCGATCGTCTACTGTATAATGATGCCGAATTGGGTCGTAACTACACCACTACCTACAAGCATGAAAGAATATCAGGACgaactttttatcacaacaaaTTCAAACCTTTCTCTAACAGGTAACATATGCTGAACTATGATAGGTGTCCAGTTCCCGGATATGACAACGAATAATGGATTCTGGAAGGATTCTTCTCTCCATCCAACCACAGCCTTAAAACATAAGCAATTGCAAGGAAAGGTTACAGAGAATAGTGATTCAAAGGAAAGATATATGAAAAAGCTAAAAAGCACAAATATTTTAAGTAAACTGGAATATCACTTGCCTTAAGACGCTGGCTGCGATTTTCTTGCCAAGTATGTCCAGGAGGAGCAGCAGCACACAATAGGCGTGAGAGGACAGCTTGCATAGCAGATGAATATGCACCACAATCACCTGAGAGAAAAGAgatctatttttcaaaatgaatGTATAAACAAGCACATATATACATCTTCCCTTTCTGTAAGCAAGATTCAAGACTCACAAGTCACAAACAATCACCTTTCAGACCACGAGAACTTTGAGCAATGGAGTCAACAAGGAAAAATAGGTCCACACCTTCCGATGCAGGCTTGACTCAGTTTCCAGACTTCGTACAAGAATTTCCATCACCTAAATAAATTCAAGCCAATTCAGAGTAAGAATTTCAACTAATCAACAACAATTCCACAAATCTAGTAGTAGAAAATTCAACAATCACAGATCTACATTTCCGGAATTCAGATTCAGATTATGAAGATGCAGAATTAGAGAGAGCAGCAACAAAAATTCTAGAATTAGCGATGAATCCAGAACACACAGAAGAAGAAGTAGAGAACACGAATCTGTACTTGAAGTCCGTGCCAGAAGCGTCACCGTGCAAGACGGCTGGCGTAGCGGTAGAAAGCCGCACCGAGGACACCGCCGCCACGAAGGGAAAGCCGAGAACGTTCGCGGCCCTCGATGATGGAGCAGCAACGGTGTGAAACGTAGATCTTGACATGGCAAGGGCGGCGATGGTGCGGAGGTCACCACCAAAGCCACCGCATCTGAACTCGCACGCGGTGGTCTTGGTCGGCGCGGACGACGCTACAAGGCTGGACAGAGGAGGCGGcgccgaagaagaagaagtagccgTGTTCTGTTCTGAGATTGAAAATGAGAAATAGTGAGTAGGGTTAGAATGCAAGTATGTTGTACTTATAATGCCAGTTGGTAACAACTTAAATAAGGGAAAGTCTTTAGTTTGGATCTCGGCGAGTTTTGAGACGCCTCTAACTTGGGCCACTAATAAGCTCGTGCAACAAGTTTGGTGGacatgtttgtttgtttttactTTGGATACGAGAGACATGAGCGTTGGGCTTTTTGGATGGCGTCTGACATAGGGCATTTTTTGTTTTAGAATGCGTtttttcaattgttgttagattggAAAATAAAAATTGGAGGATTAAATGGTTCAATATCAAAAGGAATATTTGGATTAAATGATTTAAAGTATTTAgatttatgtaaataaataatttacaaGTGTTAGTGAAAAAAGTTTTCAtaagattataaaaaattatattgctATTTATATTATGAATGACACATTAAAAAAAGACTTCTTATTTGTTGAAAGTTATTTATATATTGCACATTTCAGATATTTTATAGATATTATGTAATAAACTTTTTCATcattataaatagtatttttttaaattagtaaaacttaaattgagaaaaaatatgatcaaaaactaaattttaaatataatccgTCAAGACACATTATTTGTGGATGATTTGCTAAGGATTATTGCATACacaaaatgaaatttaaattttcgATATTTATTTAAGCACCAAGTTTAGTTGGTTATGATTCACTCCcaatattacatataaatattattattcttcacttatattttaaatttaaattattagccAAAAGCATTCGGAATCATaaatatttgatatatttaatgtaataaaaaatttattattataagaatttggatcttttacattttaaatttttattcgaGAGGATAAAATGTGATATctcatctttaaatttttttttttatattttttcttaatttcacttataaaataaaaataaaattctacattCAAGTCATAACTCTAACTAAATTTAACCAAGTACTGATATTCATCCCGCTGTGCTACGCAtaaaaact
Encoded here:
- the LOC112751773 gene encoding uncharacterized protein, translating into MSLVSKVKTNKHVHQTCCTSLLVAQVRGVSKLAEIQTKDFPLFKLLPTGIISTTYLHSNPTHYFSFSISEQNTATSSSSAPPPLSSLVASSAPTKTTACEFRCGGFGGDLRTIAALAMSRSTFHTVAAPSSRAANVLGFPFVAAVSSVRLSTATPAVLHGDASGTDFKYRFVFSTSSSVMEILVRSLETESSLHRKVWTYFSLLTPLLKVLVV